A window from Brachionichthys hirsutus isolate HB-005 chromosome 4, CSIRO-AGI_Bhir_v1, whole genome shotgun sequence encodes these proteins:
- the abcb9 gene encoding ABC-type oligopeptide transporter ABCB9, translated as MDTRAAVSCSVLCVTLDLVVATLLYTHGLNVNSFREDALDFDVLRSVLDLWGTALLRAGLLLGASIGVSWNRTRGPSRVAKLSSSVVFSSLIVITYAMAKMLMLAERGPLPSQPWALSLICWTCATSVAAVLTWVLLGRSKSTAGCSISSSGGGLGDAEKLMETAGEEEQELGRERKEEEGQEKTSSGATLGRLLMYCRKDGALLCVAIVFLLIAAVCETFTPYFYGRAINAIVVHQSMAYLINPVLTVLILAVVSSFARGVRGGVFTLIFARLNLRLRDHLFRTLMRQEIGFFDENHTGDIISRLSADTTQVSDLISQNVNVFLRSTVKAIGAFIFMFGISWKLTITTIMGFPFIGFVSNLYGEYYKKLSKEVQTTLAEANRVAEETISGIRTVRSFANEGGEADSYYAKLLLMFQLNKKQALAYAGYMWSSSCSELALEVAILYYGGYLVINHQISSGDLIAFFIYVLELSECMENIASVYTGLMQGVGAAEKVFEYLDREPKHSADGTEVPDACTGLVEFKDITFAYPTRPETDVLKGVSFTLQPGEVTALVGPSGSGKSSCVSLLENFYVPHRGQVLLDGQPVNAFRHDYLHSKVALVGQEPQLFARTIEENITYGLTDIPMAAVIEASNKANANDFITSLPKGYETSVGEKGTHLSGGQKQRVAIARALVRNPRVLILDEATSALDSESEHVVQQALNNVMKEHTVLVIAHRLSTVEKAHNVIVIDGGCVVEQGSHGQLMASGGLYSKLVQRQLLGIETGTERLHPCNKLNGEGPFSRQRSTSTGEPSTTHSTEDRPGRTDY; from the exons ATGGACACCAGAGCAGCTGTGAGCTGCTCCGTCCTCTGCGTCACGCTGGACCTCGTCGTCGCTACTCTTCTATACACACACGGACTGAACGTGAACTCCTTCAGAGAGGACGCTCTGGACTTCGACGTCCTCCGGTCGGTGTTGGATCTCTGGGGGACTGCGCTGCTCAGAGCCGGTCTGCTCCTGGGGGCCTCCATCGGGGTGTCGTGGAATAGAACACGTGGCCCTTCGAGGGTTGCTAAACTCTCCAGCTCCGttgtgttctcctctctgatcGTCATCACCTACGCCATGGCTAAGATGCTGATGCTGGCAGAGCGGGGGCCCTTGCCCAGCCAGCCCTGGGCCCTGAGCCTGATATGTTGGACCTGCGCGACCTCTGTGGCTGCCGTGCTGACCTGGGTGCTGCTGGGAAGGTCCAAATCCACCGCAGgttgcagcatcagcagcagcggaggaGGCCTGGGGGACGCCGAGAAGTTGATGGAGACTGCTggtgaagaggagcaggagcttgggcgtgagaggaaggaggaggaaggccagGAGAAGACGAGCTCAGGTGCAACGCTGGGACGTCTCCTGATGTACTGCAGAAAGGACGGTGCTCTGCTGTGCGTCGCGatcgtcttcctcctcatcgctgcagtgt GCGAGACCTTTACGCCCTACTTCTACGGCAGAGCCATCAACGCCATCGTGGTCCACCAGAGCATGGCGTACCTGATTAACCCGGTGCTCACGGTGCTGATCCTGGCTGTAGTCAG CTCATTTGCGAGGGGAGTCCGTGGAGGAGTCTTCACCCTGATATTTGCCAGGTTGAATCTTCGGCTCAGAGATCATCTCTTCAGAACGCTTATGAGGCAAGAGATCGGCTTTTTCGATGAGAACCACACAG GCGACATCATTTCACGCCTGTCGGCGGACACCACGCAGGTGAGTGACCTCATCTCCCAGAATGTCAACGTCTTCCTTCGGAGCACCGTCAAGGCGATCGGCGCcttcattttcatgtttgggATATCTTGGAAGCTCACAATCACGACCATCATGGGATTCCCCTTCATTGGCTTTGTCTCTAATCTTTATGGTGAATACTACAag AAACTAAGCAAAGAAGTGCAAACGACGCTTGCAGAGGCCAACCGAGTTGCAGAGGAGACTATCTCGGGCATCAGGACGGTGCGTAGCTTCGCCAACGAGGGCGGCGAGGCCGACTCCTACTACGCCAAACTCCTGCTCATGTTCCAGCTCAACAAGAAACAAGCGCTGGCCTACGCCGGCTACATGTGGTCCAGTTCC tgcTCGGAGCTCGCTCTGGAGGTCGCTATCCTCTACTACGGCGGCTACCTCGTCATAAACCATCAGATAAGCAGCGGCGACCTGATAGCTTTCTTCATCTACGTTCTTGAGCTGTCAGAATGTATGGAG AATATAGCGTCTGTGTACACGGGCCTCATGCAGGGAGTTGGAGCTGCTGAGAAGGTTTTCGAGTACCTGGACAGGGAGCCCAAACACTCAGCCGACGGTACCGAGGTTCCAGACGCGTGCACCGGCTTGGTTGAATTTAAAGACATCACGTTTGCTTACCCGACACGTCCGGAGACGGACGTTCTCAAG GGAGTGTCTTTCACTCTGCAGCCCGGGGAGGTCACCGCCCTCGTGGGGCCTTCAGGCAGTGGAAAGAGCTCCTGTGTGAGTCTGCTGGAAAACTTCTATGTTCCTCACCGAGGCCAGGTTCTGCTGGATGGACAGCCGGTCAACGCCTTCCGACACGACTACCTGCACTCCAAG GTGGCTCTTGTGGGCCAAGAACCTCAGCTGTTTGCGAGGACAATCGAGGAGAACATCACCTATGGCCTGACTGATATTCCAATGGCGGCTGTGATCGAGGCTTCCAACAAggctaatgctaacgatttcATCACCAGCCTTCCTAAAGGCTACGAGACAA GTGTTGGCGAGAAAGGCACTCACTTGTCAGGAGGCCAGAAACAAAGGGTGGCCATTGCTCGAGCTCTCGTCCGTAACCCTCGCGTTCTGATCCTGGACGAGGCGACCAGCGCGTTGGACTCAGAGAGTGAACACGTC GTTCAACAGGCTCTGAACAACGTCATGAAGGAGCACACGGTGTTGGTGATCGCCCATCGGCTCAGCACGGTGGAGAAGGCACACAACGTCATTGTGATCGACGGGGGCTGCGTGGTCGAGCAGGGGTCCCACGGTCAGCTGATGGCCAGCGGGGGGCTATACAGCAAGCTGGTGCAGAGGCAGCTTTTAGGCATCGAGACGGGGACGGAGCGGCTCCATCCATGCAACAAGCTCAACGGGGAAGGACCCTTCAGTCGACAAAGGAGCACTAGCACCGGTGAACCGAGTACAACGCACTCTACCGAGGACAGACCAGGGAGGACAGACTACTGA